The following proteins are co-located in the Polymorphospora rubra genome:
- a CDS encoding methionine ABC transporter ATP-binding protein — translation MIQITGLRKVYRTRRAEVAAVDGVDLTVAKGEVYGVLGRSGAGKSTLLRCVNMLERPDAGRIVVDGVDLGGLREDGLRKARQRIGMIHQHFALLGSRTAAGNVAFPLEIMGMPRAERAERVRELLDLVGLANRAGAYPAQLSGGQKQRVGIARALAARPTVLLSDEATSALDPETTGSILDLLRDLNRRLGLTILLITHEMEVVKRICDSAAIMHDGRITESGPVADLLLRPGAELTRGIFPLGVPTPVKGATLLDVTVVGAAADSNFVSDLARRFDLDVRIVGGGVETLAGTRAGRLRLALSGAAAATGAPREHLASAGILVEDPR, via the coding sequence GTGATCCAGATAACCGGTCTGCGCAAGGTCTACCGGACCCGCCGCGCCGAGGTCGCCGCCGTCGACGGCGTCGACCTCACCGTCGCCAAGGGCGAGGTGTACGGCGTCCTCGGGCGCAGTGGTGCCGGCAAGAGCACCCTGCTGCGCTGCGTCAACATGCTCGAGCGTCCCGACGCCGGGCGCATCGTCGTCGACGGTGTCGACCTCGGCGGCCTGCGCGAGGACGGCCTGCGCAAGGCCCGGCAGCGGATCGGCATGATCCACCAGCACTTCGCCCTCCTCGGGTCGCGTACCGCCGCCGGCAACGTCGCCTTCCCGCTGGAGATCATGGGGATGCCCCGGGCCGAACGGGCCGAGCGGGTCCGTGAGCTGCTCGACCTCGTCGGCCTCGCCAACCGGGCCGGCGCCTACCCGGCCCAGCTGTCCGGCGGTCAGAAGCAGCGGGTCGGCATCGCCCGGGCCCTGGCGGCCCGGCCCACCGTGCTGCTCTCCGACGAGGCCACGTCCGCCCTCGACCCGGAGACCACCGGCTCCATCCTCGATCTGCTGCGTGACCTCAACCGGCGGCTCGGGCTGACCATCCTGCTGATCACCCACGAGATGGAGGTGGTCAAGCGGATCTGCGACTCCGCCGCGATCATGCACGACGGCCGGATCACCGAGAGCGGACCGGTCGCCGACCTGCTGCTGCGCCCCGGCGCCGAACTCACCCGGGGGATCTTCCCGCTCGGCGTACCCACCCCGGTCAAGGGCGCGACCCTGCTCGACGTCACCGTGGTCGGCGCCGCCGCCGACAGCAACTTCGTCTCCGACCTCGCCCGCCGCTTCGACCTCGACGTACGCATCGTCGGCGGGGGAGTCGAGACCCTCGCCGGCACCCGTGCCGGCCGGCTGCGGCTGGCGCTGTCCGGCGCGGCGGCGGCCACCGGCGCGCCCCGCGAACATCTGGCCAGCGCCGGCATTCTCGTGGAGGACCCCCGATGA
- a CDS encoding VanW family protein codes for MQPDDARRTDVSTAPPPAPAGRPSSRRRALVAAALAGAVLLPVGAAVGYAYTGEVPRGVTVLGVGLGGLGRAAAGEALRAELDRRAADLAAPVTVRVEDGTARVDPSAVGLAVDVDATVAAAVDARPGLFARLFGGATVDPVVTVDQGRLDAVLREAVGDVGQPVVAPAITYDGTTPRPVYPESGRVLDPATAADVLRAGWPAGREVTVPLLDVHPATTAADVDRLLTELAEPAVSGPVTVTTERGDVVVPPAAIAKSLVLAADDVGRIEPRIDEKELRSALGNGLREVEVAPKDATVVLDAGKPKVVSGVDGQRLDTAALGRDLLAVLPRTADRRVAGVLAVAPPAMTDEQVAAFGIRERVSTFTTNFTGGLSAARSHNIVTIARDVDGTIVKPGETFSLNGHTGERSYKQGYRDAPVIMDGKLVPGVGGGTSQFTTTLFNATYYAGLEDVEHKPHSYWFSRYPAVIESTIFYPNLDFKFRNDTPYGLLIDTSWTNDSITVSIWSTRIYDSVKTEWSPRRNITKPRVVHLEPGPSCIATDGIDGFTQDAWRIFHKDGKELRREKFSWRYDAEPRFICGS; via the coding sequence GTGCAGCCCGACGACGCGCGGCGTACCGACGTATCCACGGCCCCGCCACCGGCGCCGGCCGGCCGGCCTTCGTCGCGTCGTCGGGCGCTGGTCGCGGCGGCGCTCGCCGGGGCGGTGCTGCTGCCGGTCGGGGCCGCTGTCGGCTACGCCTACACCGGCGAGGTGCCGCGCGGCGTCACCGTGCTCGGTGTCGGGCTGGGCGGGCTGGGCCGGGCGGCGGCCGGTGAGGCGCTGCGCGCCGAACTCGACCGGCGGGCCGCCGACCTGGCGGCGCCGGTCACCGTACGCGTCGAGGACGGGACCGCGCGGGTGGACCCGTCCGCGGTCGGGCTGGCGGTCGACGTGGACGCCACCGTCGCCGCCGCCGTCGACGCCCGGCCCGGGTTGTTCGCGCGACTGTTCGGCGGAGCCACCGTCGATCCGGTCGTGACCGTCGACCAGGGCCGGCTCGACGCGGTCCTGCGCGAGGCGGTCGGCGACGTCGGGCAGCCGGTGGTCGCGCCCGCCATCACGTACGACGGCACCACGCCCCGCCCGGTCTATCCGGAGTCCGGCCGGGTTCTCGATCCGGCCACCGCCGCCGACGTGCTGCGTGCCGGGTGGCCGGCCGGCCGCGAGGTGACCGTGCCGCTGCTCGACGTGCACCCGGCCACCACCGCCGCCGACGTCGACCGCCTGCTCACCGAACTGGCGGAGCCGGCCGTGAGCGGCCCGGTGACGGTCACCACGGAGCGCGGCGACGTGGTGGTGCCGCCGGCCGCGATCGCGAAGAGCCTGGTGCTCGCCGCCGACGACGTCGGCCGCATCGAGCCCCGGATCGACGAGAAGGAGCTGCGGTCGGCGCTCGGCAACGGGCTGCGCGAGGTCGAGGTGGCGCCGAAGGACGCGACGGTGGTGCTGGACGCAGGCAAGCCGAAGGTGGTCTCCGGCGTCGACGGGCAACGCCTCGACACCGCCGCCCTGGGCCGCGACCTGCTCGCCGTGCTGCCGCGTACGGCGGACCGCCGGGTCGCCGGGGTGCTGGCGGTCGCGCCGCCGGCGATGACCGACGAACAGGTGGCGGCGTTCGGCATCAGGGAACGGGTCTCGACGTTCACCACGAACTTCACCGGAGGGCTGTCGGCGGCGCGCAGCCACAACATCGTGACGATCGCCAGGGACGTCGACGGCACGATCGTGAAGCCGGGAGAGACCTTCTCGCTCAACGGGCACACCGGGGAGCGCAGCTACAAACAGGGCTACCGGGACGCGCCGGTGATCATGGACGGCAAGCTGGTGCCCGGCGTCGGCGGCGGCACCTCGCAGTTCACCACCACGCTGTTCAACGCCACGTACTACGCCGGGCTGGAGGACGTCGAGCACAAGCCGCACTCGTACTGGTTCAGCCGGTACCCGGCGGTGATCGAGTCGACGATCTTCTACCCGAACCTGGACTTCAAGTTCCGCAACGACACCCCGTACGGGCTGCTGATCGACACGTCGTGGACCAACGACTCGATCACGGTGTCGATCTGGAGCACCAGGATCTACGACAGCGTGAAGACCGAGTGGAGTCCCCGGCGCAACATCACCAAGCCGAGGGTGGTCCACCTCGAGCCCGGGCCGTCGTGCATCGCCACCGACGGCATCGACGGCTTCACCCAGGACGCGTGGCGGATCTTCCACAAGGACGGCAAGGAACTCAGACGCGAGAAGTTCTCCTGGCGTTACGACGCCGAGCCGCGCTTCATCTGTGGCTCCTGA
- a CDS encoding MMPL family transporter codes for MFASWGSFTYRLRWTVLAVVAVVVVGSGVWGLGVFNQLTEGGYIDPGSESAKAAAAVEAALGPQGGDVVAIYTPESGTVDDPGLAQQVTARLDALPDSAVLDVSSYWQTGAPQLATPDKTSALAVITLVGDDENAKLESYRAIKDELAVGGAQTQIAGSGPLQDSTSNRSKTDLTRAELVSLPIVLVLLVLIFGSLVAASLPVLVGGLAVLGSLGILHAVALTTEVNSFAVNVASLLGLGMAIDYGLFMVGRFREELAAGRSPEVAVRHTVATAGRTVMFSATLLIIALAGLLLFPQGFLKSLSYGGMTAVALAAVVSLTLLPALLGILGPRVDRLAVRLPRRRATADGGGWARLAAVVMRRPVLVAAPILAVLVLLALPIGQVRFGEVDERVLPASDPARQAIETLKTEFPVMSGNGVQVVLRGADGAAPDQAAAQAFAGRVGAVEGVEAVNPGGAGGDLVVLTATLADRDPLSDAARDTVADIRALTPPAGTDLLVGGTTARNVDSLDATIAKLPLMAGLLAGATFVLMFLAFGSILLPIKAILMSVLSLSATFGILVWLFQEGHGESWLRVTPAPLEVGIVVLMAAVVFGLSTDYEVFLLSRMVEARAKGVSTVEAVTTGLVRTGRVISAAALLLVVVTGAFAFATVAMMRFIGVGMIIALVLDATVVRMLLVPAVMRLLGDAVWWAPGPLRRLQQAAGLQESDEIEATDKEYALR; via the coding sequence GTGTTCGCTTCCTGGGGATCATTCACTTACCGCCTGCGTTGGACCGTTCTCGCGGTCGTCGCCGTGGTGGTCGTCGGCTCCGGCGTCTGGGGCCTGGGCGTCTTCAACCAGCTCACCGAGGGCGGCTACATCGACCCGGGCAGCGAGTCGGCCAAGGCCGCCGCCGCGGTCGAGGCGGCACTCGGACCGCAGGGCGGCGACGTCGTCGCCATCTACACCCCGGAGTCCGGCACCGTCGACGACCCCGGGCTGGCCCAGCAGGTGACCGCCCGGCTCGACGCGCTGCCCGACTCGGCCGTGCTCGACGTCAGCAGCTACTGGCAGACCGGCGCGCCGCAGCTGGCCACCCCCGACAAGACCAGCGCGCTGGCCGTCATCACCCTCGTCGGCGACGACGAGAACGCCAAGCTCGAGTCCTACCGGGCCATCAAGGACGAACTGGCCGTCGGCGGCGCGCAGACGCAGATCGCCGGAAGCGGCCCGCTCCAGGACTCGACCTCCAACCGGTCGAAGACCGACCTCACCCGGGCCGAACTCGTCTCGCTGCCGATCGTGCTCGTCCTGCTCGTCCTGATCTTCGGCTCGCTCGTCGCCGCCTCGCTGCCGGTGCTGGTCGGTGGCCTGGCCGTGCTCGGCTCGCTCGGCATCCTGCACGCCGTCGCCCTGACCACCGAGGTCAACTCGTTCGCGGTCAACGTCGCCAGCCTCCTCGGCCTCGGCATGGCGATCGACTACGGCCTGTTCATGGTCGGTCGCTTCCGGGAGGAGCTGGCCGCCGGCCGCTCGCCCGAGGTGGCCGTACGGCACACCGTGGCCACCGCCGGCCGTACCGTCATGTTCTCCGCCACCCTGCTGATCATCGCGCTCGCCGGCCTGCTGCTCTTCCCGCAGGGCTTCCTCAAGTCCCTGTCGTACGGCGGCATGACGGCCGTCGCGCTCGCCGCGGTCGTCTCGCTGACCCTGCTGCCCGCGCTGCTGGGCATCCTCGGCCCGCGGGTCGACCGGCTCGCCGTACGGCTGCCCCGCCGCAGGGCCACCGCCGACGGCGGCGGGTGGGCCCGGCTGGCCGCCGTGGTCATGCGCCGTCCGGTCCTGGTCGCCGCCCCGATCCTCGCCGTCCTGGTGCTGCTCGCCCTGCCGATCGGCCAGGTCCGGTTCGGCGAGGTCGACGAGCGGGTGCTGCCGGCCAGCGACCCGGCCCGGCAGGCGATCGAGACGCTCAAGACCGAATTCCCGGTGATGAGCGGCAACGGCGTACAGGTGGTGCTGCGCGGGGCCGACGGTGCCGCCCCCGACCAGGCCGCGGCGCAGGCGTTCGCCGGCCGGGTCGGTGCGGTCGAGGGCGTCGAGGCGGTCAACCCGGGCGGCGCCGGCGGCGACCTCGTGGTGTTGACCGCGACGCTGGCCGACCGCGACCCGCTCAGCGACGCCGCCCGGGACACCGTCGCCGACATCCGGGCGCTGACCCCGCCCGCCGGCACCGACCTGCTGGTCGGCGGCACGACCGCCCGCAACGTCGACAGCCTCGACGCCACCATCGCCAAGCTGCCGCTGATGGCCGGCCTGCTGGCCGGCGCCACGTTCGTGCTGATGTTCCTCGCCTTCGGCTCGATCCTGCTGCCGATCAAGGCCATCCTGATGAGCGTGCTCAGCCTGTCGGCGACGTTCGGCATCCTGGTCTGGCTCTTCCAGGAGGGGCACGGCGAGAGTTGGCTGCGGGTGACCCCGGCACCGCTGGAGGTCGGCATCGTGGTCCTCATGGCGGCGGTGGTGTTCGGCCTGTCCACCGACTACGAGGTGTTCCTGCTGTCGCGGATGGTCGAGGCCCGTGCCAAGGGGGTCAGCACCGTCGAGGCGGTCACCACCGGCCTGGTCCGCACCGGACGGGTGATCAGCGCCGCCGCGCTGCTGCTGGTGGTGGTGACCGGCGCGTTCGCGTTCGCCACCGTCGCCATGATGCGGTTCATCGGGGTCGGGATGATCATCGCGCTGGTGCTCGACGCGACCGTGGTCCGGATGCTGCTCGTACCGGCGGTCATGCGGCTGCTCGGCGACGCCGTCTGGTGGGCGCCGGGACCGCTGCGCAGACTCCAGCAGGCGGCCGGCCTCCAGGAGTCCGACGAGATCGAGGCGACCGACAAGGAGTACGCCCTGCGCTGA